In Candidatus Buchananbacteria bacterium, the DNA window TTTCACCGCCGTTTTTATTCGCCGTTTCCGTAAACGAAGTCCAACGATCGATACCGCTAACTAGATGACTACTGCTTGGACCAATCGTCGGGCGAGTAGTCGGATAATTTGACGACTGTTGCCAATTCAAAACAACATTATCGTACCCAATCTGAAAGGGTCCGTTGGATGGGCCTCCGGGAGTCTCAACCCAAGCGGCAATTTTTAAATAGTATGTTCCGGCAGTTGCTAATTTTGAAGAAACATCAATATTAATTTGAGAATTCCAGCTCTGCGTCGACGTTATTTCGCCGGAAGACCAGACTTCTTGGCCAATCACCGGCGCACCGGGCGACGAATCAACAAAAACATACAGTTTAAAAGTATTAGGTGTTGCATCATACTGGCTCACCTGCCAGTCAAAACTTACTGTTGCGCTCGGATTATTAACAGTCGTGGTAAACGACTGATACCCATAGCCCCCTACTTCGTCATTGCTACCAGCCGGGACAGTAATATACACCCAGCCTCCTGGATTACCGCCGACAGATTGCCAACCGCCAGTAACGTCAGCCTCACCACCGCCCTGATTCCAATCAGCATACGACCAACCGGAAATATCGGTAGTAAACCCCGGATTAATAGTCAAATCAGACACGCCGCCAGGAGCGGAAACTAGTTGGGCAAATCCGCCGGCAATTTCAATTTCACCGGGAGTATACACATACTCGGCATCTGTGGTAAAAGACCAAACGTTTGTCCCACAACCGCCGCCGGTAAGAGGCGCCAAAGTCACCTGTCCGGCAGTGGCAACATTAACATTTCCGTCATCGCTAGCATACCGAGTATTGTCAGACCAGACGGTCTGCCCGGAGGCGCCAACCCAGTTCGTTTGAATCCAATCGTCAGTCTGCCAAGTGGTCAAATAGGAAACCAGCTCAACCAAATTGCCGATGCCATTAATCGACGTATAATCAACCTGAACGGTAACTTTTTTGGTGTGCACATCAACGACTGATCCTGGATCAGCACAATCAACAATTTCACCGCCGCCATCTCGACAAGCGTCAGCAATACTGACTGTTCTGGTATAATCATCATCAATCGCTTCGCTGGTGCCGGCAAACGTCCAATGCCCGCTTGAGTTATCAAGGCCATGAACGCCATTCTCCAATAAATTCCAAGCTTGTCGCCTAATTGACCACGCTGCTTCAATACCTTCCTGGGCATGAAGCAATGCCACATCACGCTGGCTCGCTTGGACATCGCTGCCATACGAACTCATTAATAAACCGATTAATGCCGTTGCAAATAAACCAAAAAGCGCGACGGCCAGTATTACTTCCACCAAACCGACACCTTTGGAATAAAATTTTTGACGGCTAATTTGGGGCATCAATAATACCTAACTCATTAATCTTAATTGTTTTGATGAACAGCGCTTCGGTACTAGTGACAGTCACCGTGCCAGTGGCGCTTGGTGTGCCTGAATATACACTAAAGTAAATTTCAGCGCCGAACGTGGGAACAACATTAAGTGCCGGCGAGTAAGTAATTTCCTGGTCATAATGCGGATCACGACTGACATACTCACTACCCTGAAAAATGACCATTTTATTTTGTGCTTCATCAAAATAAACCCCCCAGGGCATGCCAGTATAGCCATTAATTGATTGTAGTTGTGCTCGCCGTAAAGTTCGTTCAATATCATTAGCATAGGTTGTGACATCACCTGAAACCGAGTAAGAAAACAAAAAAGGGATGCTTAATCCGGCAACCACTAAAATTATCCCGACCGTAATCAGCATTTCAATTAAGGTAAACCCACGAAATGTCATACGGTAAATTTCATCACCTCTGGAATTGAGAGGTTACTTGGTAAATTGGAGTAATGACCGATACTGCCACAAAACCGACGATCAACCCAACTGTTAAAAGCAGCGCCGGTTCAAGGACTGTGGTCATATTCTTGGTGGCATTAGCCACTTCCTTTTCATAATAATTTGCCAAATAATTTAATGATTCATCCATCCGACCACTACGCTCGCCAACGCCAATCATTTTAATTGCTAGCAACGAAATCAATGGTTTTCGCTTTGATTGATTCAACATACTAATAACATCAGACATCTTCTTACCTTTGCGCACTTCCGGCAATACGTTGTTTAAAAGTTTCCGGTAAACATAATTATTGGTC includes these proteins:
- a CDS encoding type II secretion system protein: MTFRGFTLIEMLITVGIILVVAGLSIPFLFSYSVSGDVTTYANDIERTLRRAQLQSINGYTGMPWGVYFDEAQNKMVIFQGSEYVSRDPHYDQEITYSPALNVVPTFGAEIYFSVYSGTPSATGTVTVTSTEALFIKTIKINELGIIDAPN